A genomic window from Merismopedia glauca CCAP 1448/3 includes:
- the gap gene encoding type I glyceraldehyde-3-phosphate dehydrogenase → MAKLKVGINGFGRIGRLVFRAGIQRPEVEFVGINDLVTPDNLAYLLKYDSTHGIFDGEVSATAEGIVVNGKLVPCMSVRNPAELPWGQLGADYVVESTGLFTDYEGAANHLKAGAKRVIISAPTKEPERVKTLLMGVNHELFDPATDTVVSNASCTTNCLAPVAKVIDDNFGLAEGLMTTVHAMTATQPTVDGPSKKDWRGGRGAAQNIIPASTGAAKAVALVLPQLKGKLTGMAFRVPTPDVSVVDLTFKTAKATSYQEICAAMKAAASGELKGVLGYTEDEVVSTDFQGDAHSSIFDAGAGIELNSNFFKVVSWYDNEWGYSNRVVDLMLSMAQKEGLEIS, encoded by the coding sequence ATGGCGAAGTTGAAAGTCGGCATTAATGGTTTCGGACGCATTGGCAGATTGGTGTTCCGTGCGGGAATCCAGCGTCCAGAGGTTGAATTTGTGGGGATTAATGACCTGGTTACCCCAGATAATTTGGCATATTTGCTCAAATATGATTCTACTCATGGGATATTTGATGGAGAGGTTTCAGCTACGGCAGAAGGCATCGTTGTTAATGGTAAGTTGGTGCCTTGTATGTCTGTAAGAAATCCTGCTGAACTACCTTGGGGTCAACTAGGTGCTGATTATGTAGTCGAATCAACGGGCTTATTTACCGACTACGAAGGCGCAGCCAATCACCTTAAAGCTGGAGCCAAGCGGGTTATTATTTCTGCACCGACGAAAGAACCAGAACGGGTCAAAACCCTGTTAATGGGAGTGAATCACGAACTATTCGATCCAGCTACAGATACGGTAGTTTCTAATGCTAGCTGTACGACTAATTGTCTAGCACCTGTGGCGAAAGTAATTGACGATAATTTTGGTTTAGCGGAAGGGTTGATGACTACGGTTCACGCCATGACAGCCACTCAACCAACAGTAGATGGACCTAGTAAAAAAGATTGGCGCGGTGGTAGAGGTGCAGCACAAAATATCATTCCTGCCTCTACGGGTGCAGCCAAAGCTGTGGCGCTAGTGTTACCCCAACTAAAAGGGAAACTGACGGGGATGGCGTTTCGAGTTCCTACTCCTGATGTGTCGGTAGTGGATTTAACTTTTAAAACTGCTAAAGCTACAAGCTACCAGGAAATTTGTGCGGCGATGAAAGCTGCGGCATCAGGAGAACTAAAAGGAGTTTTGGGATATACCGAAGATGAGGTAGTTTCTACAGATTTCCAAGGCGATGCACATTCGAGTATTTTTGATGCAGGTGCAGGTATTGAATTGAATTCTAACTTTTTTAAAGTTGTTTCTTGGTATGACAATGAGTGGGGATATTCTAATCGAGTGGTGGATTTAATGTTATCAATGGCACAAAAGGAAGGGTTAGAAATAAGCTAA
- a CDS encoding shikimate kinase codes for MKSEIILISAIGAGKTTVGKLLAERLNLPQCSMDELRWDYYAEIGYNQELARQKREKEGVLSLTRYWKPFEAHAVTRLLAEHQECVIDFGAGHSVYEDPELFKKVQQALAPYKNVVLLLPSPDLDESLQILSQREGDLSDEELSLNEHFLRHSSNYELAKLTIYTKDKTPEATCSEILAAIGLPSG; via the coding sequence ATGAAATCCGAGATAATTCTCATTAGTGCTATTGGTGCTGGTAAAACCACTGTGGGAAAGCTGCTAGCTGAGAGGCTAAATTTGCCCCAGTGTTCGATGGATGAACTGAGGTGGGATTATTACGCAGAAATTGGTTACAACCAAGAACTAGCTCGGCAAAAACGAGAAAAAGAAGGTGTTTTGTCGCTGACTCGGTATTGGAAGCCTTTTGAAGCCCATGCTGTAACCAGATTACTCGCAGAACATCAGGAATGTGTTATCGATTTTGGGGCTGGACATTCGGTTTATGAAGATCCTGAGTTATTTAAGAAGGTTCAGCAAGCCTTAGCGCCATATAAGAATGTCGTGCTATTGCTGCCATCTCCTGACTTAGACGAGTCTCTGCAAATTCTGAGTCAGCGCGAGGGGGATTTATCTGATGAAGAGTTGAGTCTCAACGAACACTTTCTGCGACATTCCTCTAACTATGAGCTAGCTAAGTTGACGATCTACACTAAGGATAAGACACCAGAAGCAACTTGTAGCGAGATTTTGGCAGCAATTGGGTTGCCTTCGGGATGA
- the rpe gene encoding ribulose-phosphate 3-epimerase, whose translation MTSNSSSKPIAIAPSILSADFSRLGDEIRAVDAAGADWIHVDVMDGRFVPNITIGPLIVQAIRPVTKKIIDVHLMIVEPEKYVADFAKAGADIISVHAEHNASPHLHRTLGQIRELGKQAGVVLNPSTPLELIEYVLELCDLVLIMSVNPGFGGQSFIPEVVPKIQKLRQMCDEKGLNPWIEVDGGLKGNNTWQVLEAGANAIVAGSAVFGAKDYATAIEGIRNSKRPQPELAAV comes from the coding sequence ATGACTAGTAATTCATCCTCCAAGCCCATTGCGATCGCTCCCTCAATCCTCTCTGCTGATTTTAGCCGACTGGGAGACGAAATTCGAGCAGTTGATGCGGCTGGTGCAGATTGGATTCACGTTGATGTCATGGATGGTAGATTTGTCCCTAACATCACAATTGGACCATTAATTGTCCAAGCAATTCGTCCTGTAACCAAGAAAATCATTGATGTCCACCTGATGATTGTGGAACCAGAAAAGTATGTCGCCGATTTTGCTAAAGCAGGTGCAGATATAATCTCCGTACACGCCGAGCATAACGCTTCTCCTCACCTCCACCGCACTTTGGGTCAAATCAGAGAATTAGGTAAGCAAGCTGGTGTGGTTCTCAATCCTTCTACCCCTCTAGAATTGATTGAATATGTCCTGGAATTGTGCGATTTGGTCTTGATCATGAGCGTTAACCCTGGTTTTGGCGGACAAAGCTTTATTCCCGAAGTTGTGCCTAAAATCCAGAAGTTGCGCCAAATGTGCGACGAAAAAGGACTAAATCCTTGGATTGAGGTTGATGGCGGCTTAAAGGGTAATAATACTTGGCAAGTTTTAGAAGCTGGTGCTAATGCGATTGTGGCTGGTTCTGCGGTATTTGGCGCTAAAGACTACGCGACTGCAATTGAAGGTATTCGTAATAGCAAACGTCCTCAGCCAGAATTAGCTGCTGTTTAA
- the corA gene encoding magnesium/cobalt transporter CorA, with amino-acid sequence MAPNRLQLSKFRNFNPETDEEVDIEYSSPQPGAIPGTLDLEPDAPPPEIILIDYNEHNAERFTLNSPQECGAYLDTESVSWVDVLGLGNQETWRELGKIFELHPLIQEDVVNVPQRPKVEEYENQLVLIALMVILKPNHQGFHREQVSFVLGKNYLLTVQEEPEQDCFDSVRDRIRFNKGIIRKQGPDYLAYTLLDSIIDGYFPVLEAYGEQIEDLEDEVVTNPTPRTLDKIYRIKRQLLNLRRAIWPQRDAINSLIRDGNDLITHEVQIYLRDCYDHTVQVIDMVETYRELTSGLMDVYLSSISNRMNEIMKLLTVISSIFIPLTFIAGIYGMNFNTDKSRWNMPELNWDYGYLFCWGLMIVIAASLVFFFWKRGWFANFSTIRRK; translated from the coding sequence ATGGCACCAAATCGACTCCAACTATCAAAGTTTCGGAATTTCAACCCAGAAACTGACGAGGAAGTAGATATCGAATATTCTTCTCCCCAACCAGGGGCTATACCTGGAACTCTTGATTTAGAGCCAGATGCTCCCCCACCAGAGATTATTTTAATTGATTACAACGAGCATAATGCGGAGCGTTTTACACTTAATTCCCCTCAAGAATGTGGTGCTTATTTAGATACAGAATCCGTGTCTTGGGTTGATGTTTTAGGCTTAGGAAATCAAGAGACGTGGCGAGAGTTAGGCAAGATTTTTGAATTACATCCTTTAATTCAAGAAGATGTAGTTAATGTCCCTCAAAGACCTAAAGTAGAAGAGTATGAAAATCAATTAGTTTTGATCGCTTTAATGGTAATTCTTAAACCCAACCATCAGGGTTTTCATCGAGAACAAGTCAGTTTTGTTTTAGGAAAAAACTACTTACTCACAGTTCAAGAAGAACCTGAACAAGATTGCTTTGATTCTGTGCGCGATCGCATCCGCTTCAACAAAGGTATTATTCGCAAACAAGGTCCAGATTATTTAGCCTATACCTTGCTTGATTCTATTATTGATGGATATTTTCCAGTTCTCGAAGCATATGGGGAACAAATCGAAGACTTAGAAGATGAAGTTGTAACTAACCCCACACCCCGAACCTTAGACAAAATTTATCGAATCAAACGACAATTATTGAACTTGCGAAGAGCCATTTGGCCCCAAAGAGATGCCATTAATTCTTTAATTAGAGATGGTAACGATCTCATTACTCATGAAGTTCAAATTTATTTAAGAGATTGTTACGATCATACAGTTCAAGTTATAGATATGGTTGAAACTTATCGAGAATTAACCTCTGGATTGATGGATGTATATCTTTCTTCTATTAGTAATAGGATGAATGAAATTATGAAGTTACTAACCGTAATTTCATCTATATTTATCCCTTTGACGTTCATCGCTGGAATTTATGGCATGAATTTCAACACAGACAAATCTCGTTGGAATATGCCAGAACTAAATTGGGATTATGGCTATTTATTTTGTTGGGGATTAATGATAGTTATTGCCGCCAGTTTAGTATTTTTCTTTTGGAAACGCGGCTGGTTTGCCAATTTTTCAACGATCAGAAGAAAGTAG
- a CDS encoding serine hydrolase, which produces MRILVITVCSGLLWLGSAKAIALTFQFATPIASSSSTIAQVSTMPPNITNEAAIERLFTAKKVLPEWFTSTFLAQISISKIEQIISSIKTELGVYQKIEATDSEYIITFAKGKVSSKIALDTEGKIGYLLFTPVTAGIRVEDAIAQFKKLPGKVAFLVTENKSEIAALNADKPLAVASAFKLAVLDILQSQIAAKKHSWDEVVALKSTWKSLPSGMLQDWPDGSLITIQTLASLMISISDNTATDALINIVGRENIESVSDRNLPFITTRENFTLKIPNNASLLQRYLQGNTSERRDVLAQIDKAAKPDLTEFISSKINIEIEWFFTTKELCNLMEKVAPLPLMSINPGTGITNPQDWEKVAFKGGSEPGVYQLTTWLKAKTGKKYCISATWNHDQTLDEARFVELYKGVITGLKERN; this is translated from the coding sequence ATGAGAATCTTGGTAATAACAGTTTGTAGTGGGTTGTTGTGGTTAGGTTCTGCTAAGGCGATAGCGCTGACTTTTCAGTTCGCTACACCAATCGCATCATCCTCTTCAACTATAGCTCAGGTATCGACTATGCCACCAAATATCACTAACGAAGCTGCAATTGAACGATTATTTACAGCTAAAAAAGTTCTTCCAGAATGGTTTACTTCCACATTTTTAGCTCAAATTTCTATTTCCAAAATCGAGCAAATTATCTCTAGTATTAAAACAGAATTAGGTGTTTATCAAAAGATCGAAGCTACAGATTCAGAGTATATAATTACTTTTGCAAAGGGTAAAGTTTCTAGCAAAATTGCGCTGGATACTGAAGGAAAAATTGGTTATCTATTATTCACACCAGTCACAGCAGGAATTAGAGTAGAAGATGCGATCGCGCAATTCAAAAAGTTACCTGGAAAAGTTGCTTTTCTAGTCACAGAAAACAAGTCAGAAATTGCGGCTTTAAATGCAGACAAACCGTTAGCTGTAGCTTCAGCTTTTAAGCTAGCTGTTTTAGATATCTTACAATCACAAATCGCTGCTAAGAAACATTCTTGGGATGAAGTAGTAGCTCTAAAATCTACTTGGAAAAGTTTACCATCAGGAATGCTCCAAGATTGGCCCGATGGTTCATTAATTACTATTCAAACTCTAGCTAGTTTAATGATTTCTATCAGTGATAATACCGCTACAGATGCCTTAATTAATATTGTAGGCAGAGAAAATATTGAATCAGTTAGCGATCGCAATCTGCCGTTTATTACCACTCGCGAGAACTTTACTTTAAAAATCCCGAATAATGCCTCGTTACTCCAACGCTATCTTCAAGGTAACACATCAGAGCGTCGAGATGTTTTGGCACAAATAGATAAAGCAGCAAAGCCAGATTTAACCGAGTTTATATCTAGTAAAATAAACATCGAAATAGAGTGGTTTTTCACCACTAAAGAACTGTGTAATTTGATGGAAAAAGTTGCACCATTACCACTAATGAGTATCAATCCTGGGACGGGAATTACTAACCCCCAAGATTGGGAGAAAGTTGCTTTCAAAGGTGGTTCAGAACCAGGAGTTTATCAACTGACTACTTGGTTAAAAGCTAAAACTGGGAAAAAATACTGCATTTCAGCTACTTGGAATCACGATCAAACTCTTGACGAAGCCAGGTTTGTTGAGTTATATAAGGGTGTAATCACAGGTTTAAAAGAAAGGAATTAA
- a CDS encoding S8 family serine peptidase, with protein MNKVSSLPVDYGYLGFLTIKTLLVFSFSGLSVNYFTQPGLTVTASRMLSSVGSTGIDALKLHSEPYNLIGRKIAIGQVETGRPGQFGFDKAVSRNYIYALAQAFFRDTPAKPNTDVEDHAGMVASVMVSKDKTVPGVAPGARLFASAAGTSKNSGQIEECLSTQHVAVQNGGDVRAINFSFGEPLSKDPRPDAVLDGNALLTQCVDWSARVHDVVYVIAGNQGKGGIAIPTDNFNGMTIAYTARREGIFTKIDYPNLSDAPLGVARSLIEREINVGGRRGISLAAPGANLSLYDMNGKLTRSNGSSFAAPHVVGTVALLQEFGDRAIAKQLKDKIPLTESSWNLNARRHEVMKAVLINSTDKIKDKGDGLNLNMSRTILRKDNQNWLESDAYRDRKIPLEYQMGAGQLNAFRAYQQFSSGQWQPEKAVPAIGWNYGSISESTYQDYAIDSPLKKGSFISVTLTWDRLVELQDKNQNGIFDAGERFKDRGLNNLNIYLMKAEDNNTDKSIWSSESDVDSVEHIFHQIPEKGRYKIRVQYNQKVNEQIQPYALAWWSITSK; from the coding sequence ATGAATAAAGTCAGTAGTTTGCCAGTAGATTATGGTTATTTGGGTTTTTTAACCATTAAAACGCTGCTTGTTTTCAGTTTTTCTGGCTTGTCAGTTAATTACTTTACTCAGCCAGGTTTAACAGTAACTGCCAGTCGTATGTTGAGTTCAGTCGGATCGACTGGAATAGATGCTTTGAAGCTTCACAGCGAGCCTTATAATCTGATAGGGCGTAAAATAGCAATAGGACAGGTAGAGACAGGTCGTCCTGGGCAATTTGGTTTTGATAAGGCGGTTTCTCGTAATTATATCTATGCTTTGGCTCAAGCTTTCTTTCGTGATACTCCTGCTAAACCGAATACAGATGTAGAGGATCATGCGGGGATGGTAGCTTCGGTAATGGTGAGTAAAGATAAAACCGTTCCAGGGGTAGCACCTGGTGCGAGGTTATTTGCTTCTGCTGCTGGAACTTCCAAAAATAGCGGTCAAATTGAAGAGTGTTTATCGACTCAGCACGTAGCTGTACAAAACGGGGGTGATGTCAGAGCTATTAATTTTAGCTTTGGGGAACCCTTGAGTAAAGATCCTAGACCAGATGCGGTTTTGGATGGGAATGCTTTGCTAACGCAGTGTGTAGATTGGTCAGCGCGGGTGCATGATGTCGTTTACGTCATTGCGGGAAATCAAGGTAAGGGGGGAATCGCGATTCCTACCGATAACTTTAATGGGATGACTATCGCTTATACAGCTAGAAGAGAGGGAATATTTACCAAGATAGATTACCCTAACTTGAGCGATGCACCCCTGGGAGTCGCTAGAAGCTTGATTGAAAGAGAAATTAATGTTGGTGGAAGACGAGGAATTTCTTTAGCGGCTCCAGGAGCTAACTTGAGCTTGTATGATATGAATGGCAAGCTGACTCGTTCTAATGGTAGTAGTTTTGCTGCTCCGCACGTTGTAGGTACTGTAGCATTACTACAAGAATTTGGAGATAGAGCGATCGCCAAGCAATTAAAAGATAAAATTCCTCTAACCGAGTCTAGTTGGAACTTAAATGCACGTCGTCATGAAGTGATGAAGGCTGTATTAATCAACTCTACTGACAAAATCAAAGATAAAGGCGACGGTTTAAATCTCAACATGAGCCGTACCATTTTACGCAAAGATAATCAGAACTGGCTAGAATCAGATGCTTATCGCGATCGCAAAATCCCTTTAGAATATCAAATGGGTGCGGGGCAATTAAATGCGTTTCGGGCTTATCAACAGTTTAGCTCAGGTCAGTGGCAACCCGAAAAAGCAGTACCCGCCATCGGTTGGAATTATGGTTCAATTTCAGAATCAACTTATCAAGACTATGCGATCGATTCACCTTTAAAAAAAGGTAGTTTTATCTCTGTAACTCTCACTTGGGATCGTTTAGTCGAGTTACAAGATAAAAACCAAAATGGGATCTTCGATGCTGGAGAAAGATTTAAAGATCGAGGATTGAATAATCTCAATATCTACCTGATGAAAGCCGAAGACAACAACACAGATAAAAGTATCTGGTCTTCAGAAAGTGATGTAGATAGCGTTGAGCATATTTTCCATCAAATTCCTGAGAAGGGTCGTTATAAGATTCGCGTTCAGTACAATCAAAAGGTTAACGAACAGATTCAGCCTTATGCTCTAGCTTGGTGGAGTATCACGAGTAAATAA
- a CDS encoding low molecular weight protein tyrosine phosphatase family protein, with product MKKLLFICSQNRLRSPTAEAIFAEYEGLEVESAGLDRGAEIPLSSEAIAWADIIFVMEKSHRRKLSQNFQPWLVDKRVICLDIPDNYEYMAPALVDLLKQKVLPLLGTF from the coding sequence ATGAAAAAGTTATTATTCATTTGCAGCCAAAATAGACTTCGCAGCCCAACGGCTGAAGCAATATTTGCTGAATATGAAGGATTAGAGGTAGAATCGGCGGGATTGGATCGGGGTGCAGAGATACCTTTGTCTAGTGAAGCGATCGCCTGGGCAGATATAATTTTTGTGATGGAAAAATCTCATCGCCGCAAGCTTTCCCAAAATTTTCAGCCTTGGCTCGTAGATAAGCGGGTAATTTGCTTAGATATTCCCGATAATTATGAGTATATGGCACCAGCTTTGGTAGACTTGCTCAAACAAAAAGTTTTACCCCTGTTAGGAACGTTTTAG
- the lepB gene encoding signal peptidase I — MLNKTRIFGGAVSGLFGLFWVNTSLAITCDRTNFESRYLVSGSMLPTLQIDDRVIIDKLIYRSTKPKRGDIILFNPTPALEQQNFKDPFIHRVIGLPGERIQVKKGKVFINRKPLTENYLSEPPKYNWGPIKIPANSYAVLGDNRNNSYDSHYWGFLPRNLIIGKAISIWFPPERKRSLINSPLPNCPLF; from the coding sequence ATGTTAAATAAAACCAGGATATTTGGCGGTGCAGTTTCGGGTTTATTCGGATTATTTTGGGTTAATACTTCTCTAGCTATAACTTGCGATCGCACTAATTTTGAATCTCGTTATCTCGTATCAGGTTCCATGTTACCAACGTTGCAAATAGACGATCGCGTCATTATTGATAAGTTAATTTATCGCTCTACTAAACCGAAGCGGGGAGACATTATCCTCTTTAATCCGACTCCAGCCTTAGAACAACAAAACTTTAAAGATCCTTTTATTCATCGCGTTATCGGCTTACCAGGGGAAAGAATTCAAGTTAAAAAAGGTAAGGTGTTTATTAACAGAAAACCTCTGACAGAAAATTATCTCAGTGAACCCCCTAAATATAATTGGGGACCAATTAAAATCCCAGCAAATTCCTATGCAGTTTTAGGAGATAATCGCAATAACAGTTATGATAGCCATTATTGGGGATTCCTCCCTAGAAATCTTATTATTGGTAAAGCCATTTCCATCTGGTTTCCGCCAGAAAGAAAGCGTTCTTTAATTAACTCACCTTTACCAAATTGTCCATTGTTTTAG
- a CDS encoding dicarboxylate/amino acid:cation symporter, which yields MLLRIPLYLQIVIALILAIILGVLLGAGNPIIDKELINHLTIPCTLILKALRTLATPLIFLAIIHTFLTAQIPGGSGRKLVTLLLTNTLVAIIIGLLVANILRPGTWGNLTIESAIKAPEKTLDPWGLLQDIIPESVVKPLVDNNVIQLIFVALSFAIVLRALKTQQIEQGKSDYLPVEQFVTILFEAVIRILHWVIALVPIAVFGIVAQTIALKGFAPFQSLGIFVIAVILALFLQATYYLTRVKLGSWVNPINFIKGGSDALITAFSTASSTVTMPITFESLIQKVGLRESSASLGALVGSNFNNDGTALYEAMSALFVSQVLGQNLTIPQQLIVMLTSIIASVGAAGIPEAGLVTMTLVFSSVGLPTQYIAVLITVDWFLDRCRTAINVMGDMTVSALIDGKQQMKYVEYDPTTEVEAES from the coding sequence ATGTTACTAAGAATACCTCTTTATCTACAAATAGTAATTGCTCTGATTCTCGCCATAATTTTGGGCGTGCTGTTAGGTGCAGGGAATCCTATTATTGACAAGGAATTAATTAACCATCTGACTATTCCTTGTACGCTCATCCTTAAAGCTTTACGCACTCTCGCTACTCCCTTAATTTTCTTAGCAATTATCCATACATTTTTAACGGCTCAAATTCCCGGAGGATCGGGAAGAAAGCTAGTAACTTTATTGCTTACTAATACTTTAGTAGCAATTATCATTGGTCTTTTAGTTGCTAACATTTTACGTCCAGGTACTTGGGGTAACTTGACGATTGAATCAGCCATAAAAGCACCAGAAAAAACTCTCGATCCTTGGGGATTATTACAAGATATTATTCCTGAATCGGTAGTTAAACCCCTGGTAGATAACAATGTTATTCAACTAATTTTTGTAGCTTTATCATTTGCGATCGTCCTTCGTGCTTTAAAAACACAACAAATAGAACAAGGGAAAAGCGATTATTTACCAGTTGAACAATTTGTCACTATTCTATTTGAAGCTGTTATCAGAATTTTACACTGGGTAATCGCACTTGTCCCAATAGCTGTATTTGGTATAGTCGCTCAAACTATTGCTCTCAAAGGATTTGCACCTTTCCAATCTCTTGGGATATTTGTCATTGCGGTAATTTTAGCTCTATTTCTCCAGGCTACTTATTACCTCACTCGCGTTAAATTAGGTTCTTGGGTAAATCCGATTAATTTTATTAAAGGTGGTTCCGATGCACTCATTACCGCCTTTTCAACTGCTTCATCAACTGTGACTATGCCTATTACCTTTGAATCACTAATTCAAAAGGTTGGTTTGCGAGAATCTTCGGCTTCATTAGGAGCATTAGTTGGTAGCAATTTTAATAATGATGGTACAGCTTTATATGAAGCTATGTCAGCCTTGTTCGTCTCTCAAGTTTTAGGACAAAATCTCACAATTCCTCAACAATTAATTGTGATGCTAACTTCTATTATCGCCTCGGTAGGAGCAGCCGGAATTCCTGAAGCGGGTTTAGTCACCATGACTTTAGTATTTAGTTCTGTGGGATTACCAACTCAATATATTGCGGTTTTGATTACAGTTGATTGGTTTTTAGATCGCTGTCGTACTGCGATCAATGTTATGGGAGATATGACGGTGAGTGCCTTAATTGATGGTAAACAACAAATGAAATATGTAGAATACGATCCTACTACTGAGGTGGAAGCAGAATCATAG
- the ribD gene encoding bifunctional diaminohydroxyphosphoribosylaminopyrimidine deaminase/5-amino-6-(5-phosphoribosylamino)uracil reductase RibD has translation MDTFSEVAANNLPASEFSSCDRAMMQRCIELARQALGKTAPNPLVGSVIVKDGEIVGEGFHPGAGQPHAEVFALRSAGEQARGATLYVNLEPCNHYGRTPPCSEAVVASGVARVVVGMVDPNPLVAGGGIAKLRQAGIEVVVGVEEEVCQRLNEGFVHRILYQRPFGILKYAMTLDGKIATFTGHSTWVTGVAARQEVHQLRVACDAVIVGGNTVRRDNPHLTSHHTTAHNPLRVVMTKTLDLPKTARLWDIQEAPTLVLTQTGANVPFQTWLRDRQVEVVELDNLTPAAAMTYLYDRGCLSVLWECGGTLSAQAIADGSVQKILAFIAPKIVGGIGSPSPVGDLGLAEMTQALTLERVSWRSIGEDCLIEGYLPLEKS, from the coding sequence ATGGATACCTTTTCTGAAGTAGCTGCTAATAATTTGCCAGCATCTGAGTTTAGTAGCTGCGATCGCGCCATGATGCAAAGGTGTATCGAGTTGGCTCGTCAAGCTTTGGGAAAAACGGCTCCTAACCCATTAGTAGGTTCTGTAATTGTCAAAGATGGCGAAATCGTTGGCGAAGGGTTTCATCCAGGTGCAGGACAACCCCATGCTGAAGTATTTGCCTTGCGATCGGCGGGAGAACAAGCACGAGGAGCGACTTTATACGTCAATCTGGAGCCTTGCAACCACTATGGACGGACACCGCCCTGTTCTGAGGCAGTTGTGGCTTCAGGGGTGGCTAGAGTGGTAGTAGGCATGGTCGATCCCAATCCTTTGGTGGCTGGTGGGGGTATCGCTAAGCTGAGACAAGCGGGGATTGAAGTAGTAGTAGGTGTAGAAGAAGAAGTTTGTCAGCGCTTAAATGAGGGATTCGTCCATCGGATTTTATATCAGCGCCCGTTTGGAATTTTAAAGTATGCTATGACTCTAGATGGTAAAATAGCGACTTTTACAGGTCATAGCACTTGGGTAACTGGAGTTGCAGCCCGTCAAGAAGTCCATCAACTCAGGGTAGCCTGCGATGCAGTAATTGTAGGCGGAAATACGGTGCGTCGGGATAATCCTCACCTAACTAGTCATCACACTACGGCTCATAATCCTTTGCGGGTAGTGATGACCAAGACGTTAGATTTGCCGAAAACAGCCCGTTTGTGGGATATACAAGAAGCTCCGACGCTAGTTTTAACCCAAACTGGCGCTAATGTACCTTTTCAAACTTGGTTGCGCGATCGCCAAGTAGAGGTAGTGGAGTTAGATAATCTCACTCCCGCCGCAGCTATGACCTATTTATACGATCGCGGCTGTTTATCTGTGTTGTGGGAATGTGGCGGCACCCTCTCGGCTCAAGCTATCGCTGATGGCTCGGTGCAAAAGATTTTGGCTTTCATCGCCCCTAAAATTGTTGGTGGTATCGGTTCTCCCTCACCTGTAGGTGATTTGGGTTTAGCCGAAATGACTCAAGCTTTAACCTTAGAACGAGTCAGTTGGCGTTCTATTGGAGAAGATTGTTTAATTGAAGGGTATTTACCTCTAGAAAAAAGCTAG